The following are from one region of the Cyanobium gracile PCC 6307 genome:
- the fabG gene encoding 3-oxoacyl-[acyl-carrier-protein] reductase gives MSSAAPLSGQVALVTGASRGIGRAIAESLAQAGATVVVNYARSPEAAEEVVGAISAAGGRAWSHQADVADEAGVEAMVKAVLDTEGRLDVLVNNAGITRDGLLMRMKTADWQSVIDLNLTGVFLCTRAVSRSMLKARRGRIINITSVVGLMGNPGQANYSAAKAGVIGLTRSTAAEFASRGITVNAVAPGFIDSDMTRNLDKEPILASIPLGRMGQPAEVAGAVCFLAADPAAAYITGQVLQVDGGMVMR, from the coding sequence ATGTCCAGCGCCGCTCCCCTCTCCGGTCAGGTCGCCCTGGTGACCGGTGCCAGCCGGGGGATCGGCCGGGCCATCGCCGAGTCCCTGGCTCAGGCGGGAGCCACGGTGGTGGTGAACTACGCCCGCTCGCCCGAGGCGGCCGAGGAGGTGGTGGGGGCGATCAGCGCGGCCGGGGGCCGGGCCTGGAGCCATCAGGCGGATGTGGCCGACGAGGCGGGCGTCGAGGCGATGGTCAAGGCGGTGCTGGACACCGAAGGGCGCCTCGACGTGCTGGTCAACAACGCCGGCATCACCCGCGACGGCCTGCTGATGCGGATGAAGACCGCCGACTGGCAGAGCGTGATCGACCTCAACCTGACCGGGGTGTTCCTGTGCACCCGCGCCGTCAGCCGCAGCATGCTCAAGGCCCGTCGCGGCCGCATCATCAACATCACCTCGGTGGTGGGCCTGATGGGCAACCCCGGGCAGGCCAACTACAGCGCCGCCAAGGCCGGCGTGATCGGCCTGACCCGCAGCACCGCCGCCGAATTCGCCAGCCGCGGCATCACGGTGAACGCCGTCGCCCCGGGCTTCATCGACAGCGACATGACCCGGAACCTCGACAAGGAGCCGATTCTCGCCTCCATCCCGCTGGGCCGCATGGGCCAGCCCGCCGAAGTGGCGGGGGCGGTGTGCTTCCTGGCAGCCGATCCTGCCGCGGCCTACATCACCGGCCAGGTGCTGCAGGTGGATGGCGGCATGGTGATGCGCTGA
- a CDS encoding potassium channel family protein: protein MSRLWFARRKRPPSARARRPWITPLIALVVVVNASAIGYRITEGWDWGDCYWMVAITIPTIGYGEVEPLSTAGRLVTVFSLAGGLVVVQLTIQNLVGLSETGYFRRLRERRFRTWVQSMNNHVILCGYGRIGQEIADQLIREKVPLLVVEMDAGCRDAAEERGLPVLFADATLDETLLEAGIHHCRSLVAALPSNAANLYVVLSARGLAPRCRLIARSDSAEAGRKLRLAGADQVVSPYVAGGRVMAATALRPLAVDFMELLAGSDCEVEEFQLSDDPSRLRELQGRSLAEMQFGRRSGAQVLAIRTPAPAVVNPYSYRGTTYGTPEATLVTNPGGDIRLEAGQLLVVMGSKEQLQRFADVLGPALESADQMAD from the coding sequence ATGAGTCGCCTGTGGTTCGCCCGCAGGAAGCGCCCCCCCTCCGCCCGGGCGCGCCGCCCCTGGATCACCCCCCTGATCGCCCTGGTCGTGGTGGTCAACGCCAGCGCCATCGGCTATCGGATCACCGAGGGCTGGGACTGGGGTGATTGCTACTGGATGGTGGCGATCACCATCCCCACCATCGGCTACGGGGAGGTGGAGCCCCTGTCCACCGCCGGCCGGCTCGTCACCGTGTTCTCCCTCGCCGGAGGGCTCGTGGTGGTGCAGCTGACGATCCAGAACCTGGTGGGCCTCTCCGAAACCGGCTACTTCCGGCGCCTGCGGGAGCGCCGATTCCGCACCTGGGTCCAAAGCATGAACAACCACGTGATTCTCTGCGGCTACGGCCGCATCGGCCAGGAGATCGCCGATCAGCTGATCCGGGAGAAGGTGCCCCTGCTGGTGGTGGAGATGGACGCCGGCTGCCGGGATGCGGCGGAGGAGCGGGGGCTGCCGGTGCTGTTCGCCGACGCCACCCTCGACGAAACCCTGCTGGAGGCGGGCATCCACCACTGCCGCAGCCTGGTGGCAGCACTGCCGAGCAACGCGGCCAACCTCTACGTGGTGCTCAGCGCCCGGGGACTGGCCCCCCGCTGCCGGCTGATCGCCCGCTCCGACAGCGCCGAGGCGGGCCGCAAACTGCGCCTGGCCGGGGCCGATCAGGTGGTGAGTCCCTACGTGGCCGGAGGCCGGGTGATGGCCGCCACCGCCCTGCGGCCCCTCGCCGTCGACTTCATGGAGCTCCTGGCCGGTTCCGACTGCGAGGTGGAGGAGTTCCAGCTCAGCGACGACCCCTCCCGGCTCCGGGAGCTCCAGGGCCGCAGCCTGGCGGAGATGCAGTTCGGCCGCCGCAGCGGCGCCCAGGTGCTGGCCATCCGCACCCCGGCGCCGGCGGTGGTCAATCCCTACTCCTACCGGGGCACCACCTACGGCACGCCGGAGGCCACGCTGGTCACCAACCCCGGCGGCGACATCCGCCTGGAGGCCGGCCAGCTGCTGGTGGTGATGGGCAGCAAGGAGCAGCTGCAGCGCTTCGCCGATGTGCTCGGCCCGGCCCTCGAGAGTGCCGACCAGATGGCCGACTGA
- a CDS encoding glycosyltransferase family 9 protein, whose product MRALFLIPGDGASQLQALPAVAATAEQLRFQIQMVCHPTLAGLWKLLPAVEKVIPFNFGDATLADWANLLGSVREPDFQACINLAAGRQVDLMLSMSHIPNRMAAGGFSATEKVQVSQGLWPAQALEAYLRPIGVRLEAAAFRLALPRTALDEAMAALPAGDGPMLLLAPSGRPGDWPETAWQELPGRIAASLPGLRSQQLPPATAAEIPGRAALVAASDVVLASDPVTIELALLSGTPVVALGRSSDSLPVRDGVQGLGSDGHLRDLPSNDVLRALGLG is encoded by the coding sequence ATGCGCGCACTGTTTCTGATCCCGGGCGACGGCGCCAGCCAGCTGCAGGCGCTTCCAGCCGTGGCGGCCACCGCCGAACAGCTCCGGTTCCAGATCCAGATGGTCTGCCACCCGACGCTGGCCGGCCTCTGGAAGCTGCTGCCGGCGGTGGAGAAGGTGATCCCCTTCAACTTCGGCGACGCCACCCTGGCCGACTGGGCCAACCTGCTGGGTTCGGTGCGGGAGCCCGATTTCCAGGCCTGCATCAATCTGGCGGCCGGCCGCCAGGTCGACCTGATGCTCTCGATGAGCCACATCCCCAACCGGATGGCGGCCGGGGGCTTCTCCGCCACCGAGAAGGTGCAGGTGTCCCAGGGTCTCTGGCCGGCCCAGGCCCTTGAGGCCTACCTGCGGCCGATCGGGGTGCGGCTGGAGGCCGCCGCTTTCCGCCTGGCCCTGCCCCGAACCGCCCTCGACGAGGCCATGGCCGCGCTGCCGGCCGGCGACGGGCCCATGCTGCTGCTGGCCCCCTCCGGCCGCCCCGGCGACTGGCCCGAGACGGCCTGGCAGGAGCTCCCGGGCCGCATCGCCGCCAGCCTCCCCGGCCTGCGCAGCCAGCAGCTGCCGCCAGCCACGGCGGCCGAGATCCCCGGCCGGGCCGCCCTGGTGGCCGCCAGCGACGTGGTCCTGGCCAGCGATCCGGTGACGATCGAACTGGCCCTGCTCAGCGGCACGCCGGTGGTGGCCCTGGGTCGCAGCAGCGACAGCCTGCCGGTGCGCGACGGAGTACAAGGACTGGGTTCCGATGGCCACCTGCGTGACCTCCCCAGCAACGACGTGCTCAGGGCCCTCGGCCTGGGCTGA
- the ispD gene encoding 2-C-methyl-D-erythritol 4-phosphate cytidylyltransferase — protein sequence MHLLIAAAGSGRRMGAATNKLLLPLAGRPVLAWTLDAALACGAIRWIGVMGRPEDEAAIGAILAAAEPRRSLAQPVAWIVGGDTRQESVRLGLAALPADAEAVLIHDGARCLAEPELLERCATALKEAMAEGAGIIAATPVTDTIKQVDGRGVITATPERSGLWAAQTPQGFGVAQLREAHGRAEREGWSVTDDAALYERLGLPVRVLEAPPSNIKLTTRFDLTIASAVLAARAA from the coding sequence GTGCATTTGCTGATCGCCGCCGCCGGCAGCGGGCGCCGCATGGGCGCTGCCACCAACAAGCTGCTGCTGCCCCTGGCCGGACGCCCAGTTCTGGCCTGGACGCTGGACGCCGCCCTGGCCTGCGGGGCCATCCGCTGGATCGGGGTGATGGGCCGTCCGGAGGACGAGGCGGCGATCGGCGCCATCCTGGCCGCGGCCGAGCCCCGGCGGTCCCTGGCCCAGCCGGTGGCCTGGATCGTCGGCGGCGACACCCGCCAGGAGTCGGTGCGGCTGGGCCTGGCAGCCCTGCCGGCGGATGCCGAGGCGGTGCTGATCCACGACGGTGCCCGTTGCCTGGCGGAACCGGAGCTGCTGGAGCGTTGCGCCACGGCCCTGAAGGAGGCGATGGCCGAGGGGGCCGGCATCATCGCCGCCACCCCCGTCACCGACACCATCAAGCAGGTGGATGGCCGCGGCGTGATCACCGCCACCCCCGAACGCAGCGGCCTGTGGGCGGCCCAGACGCCCCAGGGCTTCGGGGTGGCCCAGCTGCGGGAGGCCCACGGGCGGGCCGAGCGCGAGGGCTGGAGCGTCACCGACGACGCCGCCCTCTACGAGCGCCTGGGGCTGCCGGTGCGGGTGCTGGAGGCGCCCCCTTCCAACATCAAGCTCACCACCCGTTTCGATCTCACCATCGCCAGCGCCGTGCTGGCGGCCCGCGCTGCCTGA
- a CDS encoding CpcT/CpeT family chromophore lyase has product MDSPTQLETIATRWQGSFHNRRQVAANVARGGPAAPELTRELRTLEVERLQAPQLGEVVLYFQEFRASAPQLAHRQRVVALRQDPDRGAVRAEQLFFSGGPTYDRPPLAASLVQELGPEAFDRHPGCDLFFEAEPALDRFRARMDPGACRYRHPQDGEVCAEFEMLLHPDQLWYRDRSLRLADGSVRGEVDGFSWLLFDRAAGAAELPALVGQQGVWRGSFRRYDAGGGLLETVTSRVTIRVVQEAGHWLYHQSNLLGPEDAPLRRIEARGEIHSGRVWFASERYRGWAMDLPGEQPAAGSVLVMHPHDPADPEVHEIISCSPDGRRRWRVAQMLKEGRLVGRTAIDEERLTGD; this is encoded by the coding sequence ATGGACAGCCCCACCCAGCTCGAAACGATCGCCACCCGCTGGCAGGGGTCCTTCCATAACCGGCGCCAGGTGGCCGCAAACGTGGCCAGGGGCGGTCCGGCGGCGCCCGAGCTCACCCGGGAGCTGCGCACCCTGGAGGTGGAGCGGCTGCAGGCGCCCCAACTGGGGGAGGTGGTGCTCTATTTCCAGGAATTCCGGGCCAGTGCCCCCCAGCTGGCCCACCGCCAGCGGGTGGTGGCGCTGCGTCAGGATCCGGACCGCGGCGCCGTCCGGGCCGAGCAGCTGTTCTTCAGCGGCGGCCCCACCTACGACCGTCCGCCCCTGGCGGCCTCCCTGGTGCAGGAGCTGGGCCCGGAGGCCTTCGACCGCCATCCAGGCTGCGACCTCTTTTTCGAGGCGGAGCCGGCCCTCGACCGCTTCCGCGCCCGCATGGATCCAGGCGCCTGCCGCTATCGGCATCCCCAGGACGGGGAGGTCTGCGCCGAGTTCGAGATGCTGCTCCATCCCGACCAGCTCTGGTACCGGGACCGCAGCCTGCGCCTGGCCGACGGGTCGGTGCGGGGCGAGGTCGACGGCTTCAGCTGGCTGCTGTTCGACCGGGCGGCGGGAGCGGCCGAGCTGCCGGCTCTGGTGGGGCAGCAGGGGGTGTGGCGCGGCAGCTTCCGTCGCTACGACGCCGGCGGCGGCCTGCTCGAGACCGTCACCAGCAGGGTCACCATCCGGGTAGTCCAGGAGGCTGGCCACTGGCTTTACCACCAGAGCAACCTCCTGGGCCCCGAGGACGCTCCGCTGCGGCGCATCGAGGCCCGCGGTGAGATCCACTCCGGCCGGGTGTGGTTCGCCAGCGAGCGCTACCGGGGCTGGGCGATGGACCTGCCGGGGGAGCAGCCGGCCGCCGGCAGCGTGCTGGTGATGCACCCCCACGACCCCGCCGACCCCGAGGTCCACGAGATCATCAGCTGCAGCCCCGATGGCCGCCGCCGCTGGCGGGTGGCCCAGATGCTGAAGGAGGGGCGGCTGGTGGGGCGCACCGCCATCGACGAGGAGAGGCTCACGGGCGACTGA
- a CDS encoding S66 peptidase family protein — protein MAAGLPPQPPPHQPPALRPGDRVRLVAASSALADLERLQAGLAVLAGWGLALDDDPARLPPRRWGYLAGRDAERAGDLDPEAAPGKPAHLLACVRGGWGSARLLERPLEAAGGWLLGFSDVTSLLWHRLATGQGGAIHGPLLTTLAAEPAWSRERLRALLFGEPLADLEGEPWVGGQVEGPLLAANLTVATHLLGTPHLPDLDGAILILEDVGEAPYRVDRMLTHWRLCGALQRLGGIGFGSFEGCGDPTDPEGDGSRFSLEQVLRERTADLGIPVLAGLPVGHGDVNAALPLGVRARLDADRGRLSLIDRAGGPISRP, from the coding sequence ATGGCCGCCGGACTGCCGCCCCAGCCGCCGCCCCACCAGCCACCGGCCCTGCGTCCGGGCGACCGGGTGCGGCTGGTGGCGGCCAGCTCCGCCCTGGCCGATCTGGAGCGGCTGCAGGCGGGGCTGGCGGTGCTGGCCGGCTGGGGCCTGGCGCTGGATGACGATCCCGCCCGGCTGCCGCCGCGCCGCTGGGGCTATCTGGCGGGCCGCGACGCCGAGCGGGCCGGCGATCTGGACCCGGAGGCCGCTCCGGGGAAGCCGGCGCACCTGCTGGCCTGCGTGCGGGGGGGCTGGGGATCGGCGCGGCTGCTGGAGCGCCCGCTGGAAGCGGCCGGGGGCTGGCTGCTGGGCTTCTCCGATGTCACGTCCCTGCTGTGGCACCGGCTGGCGACGGGCCAGGGGGGCGCCATCCACGGCCCCCTGCTCACCACCCTGGCCGCCGAACCGGCCTGGAGCCGGGAGCGGCTGCGGGCCCTGCTGTTCGGCGAGCCCCTGGCCGACCTCGAGGGGGAGCCCTGGGTGGGCGGCCAGGTGGAGGGTCCGCTGCTGGCCGCCAACCTCACCGTGGCAACCCACCTGCTGGGCACGCCGCACCTGCCGGACCTGGACGGGGCGATCCTGATCCTCGAGGACGTGGGGGAGGCGCCCTACCGCGTCGACCGGATGCTCACCCACTGGCGCCTCTGTGGCGCCCTGCAGCGGCTGGGGGGCATCGGCTTCGGCAGCTTCGAGGGCTGCGGCGATCCCACCGACCCCGAAGGCGACGGCTCGCGTTTCAGCCTGGAGCAGGTGCTCAGGGAGCGCACGGCCGATCTGGGGATCCCGGTGCTGGCCGGCCTGCCGGTGGGCCACGGCGACGTCAATGCCGCCCTGCCCCTGGGGGTGCGGGCCCGCCTCGACGCTGACAGGGGCCGGCTGAGCCTCATCGATCGCGCCGGAGGGCCCATCAGTCGCCCGTGA